In Populus nigra chromosome 1, ddPopNigr1.1, whole genome shotgun sequence, one genomic interval encodes:
- the LOC133677372 gene encoding prohibitin-3, mitochondrial-like — MGSSQAAVSFLNNVARAAFGLGAAATILNSSLYTVDGGQRAVLFDRFRGVIDTSIGEGTHFLIPWLQKPFIFDIRTRPHTFSSVSGTKDLQMVNLTLRVLSRPEVSRLPHIFQRLGLEYDEKVLPSIGNEVLKAVVAQFNADQLLTERPQVSALVRDALIKRARDFDIVMDDVAITHLSYGVEFSRAVEQKQVAQQEAERSKFVVMKADQERRAAIIRAEGESDAAKLISEATTKAGMGLIELRRIEASREIASTLAKSPNVAYLPGGNNMLLALNANR, encoded by the exons ATGGGTAGCAGCCAAGCAGCAGTTTCCTTCCTTAACAACGTCGCTCGCGCAGCTTTCGGTCTTGGTGCCGCCGCTACCATTCTCAACTCCTCTCTTTACACCGTCGATGGAGGCCAGCGCGCTGTTCTCTTTGACAGATTCCGTGGAGTCATTGATACTAGCATTGGTGAAGGGACTCATTTCCTCATCCCTTGGCTTCAAAAGCCATTTATCTTTGACATCCGTACACGACCTCACACTTTCTCTTCTGTCTCTGGTACCAAGGATCTTCAGATGGTCAATCTTACCCTCCGTGTTCTCTCTCGTCCTGAG GTGTCACGTTTGCCTCATATCTTTCAACGCCTTGGGCTCGAGTATGATGAGAAGGTGCTCCCCTCGATTGGCAATGAGGTGTTGAAGGCTGTGGTTGCTCAGTTCAATGCTGATCAGCTCCTCACTGAGCGTCCCCAGGTGTCAGCTCTAGTCCGTGATGCACTCATCAAGCGTGCAAGGGACTTCGACATAGTGATGGATGATGTGGCTATTACCCACTTGTCTTATGGAGTGGAGTTCTCAAGGGCTGTAGAGCAGAAACAGGTTGCGCAGCAAGAGGCAGAGAGGTCCAAGTTTGTTGTCATGAAGGCTGACCAGGAGAGAAGGGCTGCAATTATCAGGGCAGAAGGTGAGAGTGATGCCGCTAAGCTGATCTCTGAGGCAACAACAAAAGCTGGTATGGGGCTGATTGAATTGAGAAGGATTGAAGCATCAAGGGAAATTGCTTCAACTCTGGCTAAGTCACCCAACGTGGCATACCTTCCTGGTGGTAACAACATGCTTCTGGCACTGAATGCAAACCGGTGA